CAGGTGGAACACGATCATCACGAACGCCGCCAGCGCCGTCGGCCAACCGCCGTGCGAGAACAACAGCACCAAAGGCACCAGCCCTTCGACCGCGGTCGAGAAATGGGCGATGAAACCGGCCAGCGCGCTGGGCCGCAGGTCGTCGGGATAGCGCTTGAACATCGACCGCTTGAGGGGCCCCGACGGGATGAACGGGTTGTTGGCCAGCATGGTCGAGATCACGAAGGGGAAGTGTTTGTTGAGCTTGGATGTCGCCGCGCCCAGCCAGATCACCATGAAGACGACCTTGGCCCCGACGATGATGTCGGCCCCGGCGAACAGGAACGTCAGCGCCAGCGGCGCGTACACCTCGCCGCGCGCGGCCAGGAAGATCACCTTGTCGCGCAAGCTGATCAGGGCCAGGACTGCCAGCACGGCGGCGGTCTGCCACCGCGGCAGCACGCCGATCGCGGTGTCCAGGGCGGGAATTGGGCCAGTGCCGTCGGACAGCAGCGCGAACACCAGCAGCACCAGCAGGACGCCGTAGAGCAACGCGTCGAGCGGAGTTCTGTTGCCGCCCTTCGTCAGCGGCACCCGATCGGGCCAGGGCGGCAGCCGGATGGTGCCGGGGCGCAGCCAGTACAGGATCGACCCCATCGGCGGGAAGTAGCGCCCGGCAAGCGGCCCGAAGCAGCAGCCGAGGCCGACGACTTCGAACAGCATCGTGTAGAGCACGGCCTTCTGGAACACGATCGGCTCGGCCCACCAGGCGCTGACCTGGGTGAAGCCGCCGATGCCGCGCGTAGACCACACGAACAGCCAGCCGCCGAGGATGTACAGCGCGATCTTCACGCCGTACATCACGTGCATCACCAGCGGGGTGCCGAACCCGTGCTGGGCGATGTGGCGCGCCATCGGCACGATCCGTTCGGCGCGTGGTCGTGCGCTCCAGTCGGCCACGTCGACGACGGGCAGATTGGGCCGGATGAACCCCATTGCAGCTCCTTCGACGCAGCAAGACCAATCGGCGCCAGCAAGAAATTACCTGTACGAAGGGTTTTGGTGGGGGGATATGACGGCAACTGGTTGATCAGCGACGCCGGCTACTCCCGCCCGGGCGGGTCATTTTCGGCCATGTACGTCTCCCACGCCGCGCGCCGCATCGCCCGCGTGTGCAGGTCCTGGCAGATCGCCTGCGCCTCGGCGGCACCGGCTGCGCGGCCGAGATCGTGGTGCACGAGGCCGTCGTCCACCCGTTCGGCGCGGAAGCCGCCCGTGGAGACCGCGTGGACGCGGTACTCGCTGCGGTCGTCGATGTTGGCGTGGAAGTGGCCCT
The sequence above is drawn from the Mycobacterium marseillense genome and encodes:
- a CDS encoding DUF3556 domain-containing protein, whose product is MGFIRPNLPVVDVADWSARPRAERIVPMARHIAQHGFGTPLVMHVMYGVKIALYILGGWLFVWSTRGIGGFTQVSAWWAEPIVFQKAVLYTMLFEVVGLGCCFGPLAGRYFPPMGSILYWLRPGTIRLPPWPDRVPLTKGGNRTPLDALLYGVLLVLLVFALLSDGTGPIPALDTAIGVLPRWQTAAVLAVLALISLRDKVIFLAARGEVYAPLALTFLFAGADIIVGAKVVFMVIWLGAATSKLNKHFPFVISTMLANNPFIPSGPLKRSMFKRYPDDLRPSALAGFIAHFSTAVEGLVPLVLLFSHGGWPTALAAFVMIVFHLNILLAFPMGVPLEWNVFMIFGVLWLFVTHAHLGLSNISNPWPIALLFAVIAGTVVAGNLYPRKVSFLPGMRYYAGNWDTTLWCVRPSADEKFRIGSRALGPMQHLQLERLYGSKEETLVPLHLALAFRGMNTHGRALLTLAHRAMADYDEDDYNLCEGEVLCSMVLGWNFGDGHMHNECLIEALQQRCGFEPGEVRVVILDAQPIHRQRQEYRLVDAATGEFERGYCDVADMVVNQPWADDIPVYVQSDRVSGS